The genomic DNA CGCCTGCAGCACGATGATAAGCACGGCGTACACCAGGAACACCGGCGGCACCGCCTTGATGAAGTCCCAGCGGTAGCGGATGTCGCCGGTGAAAAAACCGGCCATCATCGAAGTGAGCAGCGAAAGCAGGAACATCTGGAGATTGAACCCCAGCGACATGCCGAAAAACACCGCGGTGAACAGCGACACGAGAAAGCTCGCGCGTATGTCAAACAGGATCGCGGCGAGCATGGCGCCCACCGAGGTGGGCACGATGTATTCGGGCACGAGCGCGCCCGACGAGGCCGACTCGAATAGGCGCTGCGCGACCAGGAGCCCCAGGCGAATGACCGCCGCCTGCACCACCACGATGGTGGCCAAGGCAAACGCGCGCTTCGGCGTGGCCACGATCTTCCACTGGAACCGCTTGAGGTAAAACGCGATGAACCCCAGAACGACGACCACCACGAAGCAGTTTCCCGCATTGGCGGCCTTCGAGCGCAACGCGTGGGTCTTGTAGTCCATCTGCTCTTCCGTTTTGCTCAGCGAATACAGGCGCTCCACGATGTCGGCGGTCACCACCTGGTTCTTCCGCACGATCTCCGTCTCCTTGATGACTTTTCCCTTGATCGGGAGCACGTCCTGCGCCGCCTTCTCCCTGCGCCGCGCGGTCTCGGCCTCGTTGACAAACACGTTGGGCGCCACCGCGGCGCACAGAAATTCGTAGACCGCGTTGAGCGCGGCCGGGTCGGCGCGCGGGCTGTCCTTGAGCGGCTTGATCACGGCCTCGAGCGCCTCCTCCTTCACGCGGATGTCCGACAGCGGCGCCGGCGCCTCGGCCGCGCCTTTGCGCAGCGTGACATAGTCCTTGTCGTACAGCAGGTACCGGTCGAACGGCGTGTTGAAACGCGCGCGCATGGCGTCGCGCTGGTCGCCGGTCTTCACGACAAGCGTGGCGCAGACGCCTTTGTCAAGCGCCCGGGTTGCGCCCTCGCAGGCCTGCTCCAGCAGCTGCGGGAACTTCTTAAGCGTCTTTACCGATGCGATGGAGAGCTGCCGGTTGAGCAGCTCGGCCGCGGCCGGCGGCAGTGAATCCCCCGGCAGCGCGCCGGACGAGGCGAAGAGCGCCCGCAGCTCGCTCAGCTTCCGGCGCATGAGTTTCGAGGCGTCCTGGCTCCAGTCGAGCACCAGGAGCACCTTGGCGGAAGCGTCCTTCTGCTCCCGCGCGAGTTCCTCTGGCATCTTGACCACATCGTAGGTGAAGGGCGCGATGATGGTCTGCTTGGCGATCTCTCCCTCGCGCGGCAGGTCGAACGGCTCAGTGGTTGACGAATAAGGAAAAAAGAGCGCGGCGCCGGCGGCGGCATAGAGCAGCACCGCCCAGAGGCCGAATACGCCTGCGGCCCGCTTGGC from Chitinivibrionales bacterium includes the following:
- a CDS encoding HDIG domain-containing protein; translated protein: MNPVSRLISFFLKKSAGGAHAPRDAAGTRRSGTPAKRAAGVFGLWAVLLYAAAGAALFFPYSSTTEPFDLPREGEIAKQTIIAPFTYDVVKMPEELAREQKDASAKVLLVLDWSQDASKLMRRKLSELRALFASSGALPGDSLPPAAAELLNRQLSIASVKTLKKFPQLLEQACEGATRALDKGVCATLVVKTGDQRDAMRARFNTPFDRYLLYDKDYVTLRKGAAEAPAPLSDIRVKEEALEAVIKPLKDSPRADPAALNAVYEFLCAAVAPNVFVNEAETARRREKAAQDVLPIKGKVIKETEIVRKNQVVTADIVERLYSLSKTEEQMDYKTHALRSKAANAGNCFVVVVVLGFIAFYLKRFQWKIVATPKRAFALATIVVVQAAVIRLGLLVAQRLFESASSGALVPEYIVPTSVGAMLAAILFDIRASFLVSLFTAVFFGMSLGFNLQMFLLSLLTSMMAGFFTGDIRYRWDFIKAVPPVFLVYAVLIIVLQALGYRFFAGVVLENLGLALINCVASVFLVMVTTMVFENLFDIATDMTLIELSDMNNPVLKRLSIEAAGTYNHSVLVGNLAESAAERIGANSLRARVASYYHDIGKLNKADYFIENAHDKSRHTKLAPSMSALIISAHVKEGVELARAARLPRVIQDAILQHHGTSTVSYFYEKARQQDPHHQVQEEHFQYPGPIPQTRENAIIMLADAVEAASRSLATSSPRLLRELVKKIIRDKFLAGQLDQSDLTFRDLDDIAEGFMPILQGIFHTREIKDTKELKREQ